The sequence GGATCGCGATCTGATGATTGGCGTCGAACCGGCCGGCGCGGAGCAGCACGCCGACCTCCGCCGTCGGCACCTCCTCGGCGGAGAGCAGGATCGCCGGCTCCGGATCGCGCGACGCCGCGTGCGCGATGCGCACGAGCCTCACGCTGCGCGCGAGCATCTGGATCCCGACGTGGTACTGCCGCTGCTCGTCGCGCGTGACGCGGCGCACCGCGCCTATGCCCCATTCGCCGCTGCCTTCGAGCTGCACGCCGATGATCTCGCCGACGCGTATCCAATCGGTCGTGGCCGCGGGCATCAGCGCGCCGTAACCTCCGTCGCTCACGTTCTCGACGATCCAGCTCTCGGCGCCGCTCACGCTGAAGTTCAGCGCGTCCGATTCGTCCTTTTCCAGCTCGTCGACAAGCTGCGCGTAGCCCGGCACCACCGTGATGCGCGCCGACGCCGGACGACGCTCGGACAATCGCGCCGGCGGCGTGTCGGACCAGTACGCGCCGAGGTGGCGCAGTACGGAGAGCACGCTCTCGTCCGAATAAGCCGCGCCGAGGTTGAAGTCGGCAGGCAGCTTGCCGGTGCGCTCGACGCTGCCGATGAGCTCCGCGAGCCGCGCCGGCGCCGCGCCCGGTCCGAAGTAGTGCGCGACCGCGCCGGGCGCCGCGTCCTGGAAGATGCGCGTCGGCGGCCGGTTCTGCGCCGGGTCGAAACGATAGATCGCGCCGGCGAAAGGCGCGGTCTCCAGCTTGAACGCGTCGGCGAGCAGCACCGCGGTGCGCTCCGCGATCTCCTGCTTGAGCGGCGGCAGCCCGTCGGCGCTCGACGCCCACAGCATCATGATCTTGAGGTAGTCCTGCTCGACGCTGCTCGAGCCCTGCGGGCCCGAATACACGGCGAGCATCGAGCGCGCGTAGCCGCCCTTCAGCGCGTAACCGTAGAGCTCGCCGATCGATGTCCACAGTCCCGGCTCGAACGGGCCGTAGCGCAGCATCGTCCACTTCACCTGCATGCCCAGCGCGCGCAGCGCGCGGGCGACGATGACCGGCATCTGCTTCCTGATCGCCGCCGCGCCCGCCGCGCCCTGCTCGTACTGGCGGGCGCACGTGAGATACGCCGCGCCCAGCGCCCTCGCGTACTGGTAGCCGGCGGTCCAGAGCTTGTTCTCGTTGAACTTCTGCTGGCGCGACGTCGTGAGGTAGTCGGTGAGGATCTTGCGGTGGTGGCCGCGCGCGGCGCCGTCCAGGAGCTCGATGATTTCGTAGAGGCGGTCGAGCTTGAAGCCCTCGGCGTCCGGCAGCGATTCGAGCCAGCGCGTGATCTCCTCGACGGCCTTGACCGCATCGTACGGCGGCAGGTCCGCGAGCAGAGCGCGAGCCTGCTTCGGATCGGCCAGCGGATGGTCCGGCTTGCCGCCCGTGATCCACTTCAGCACGGTTCCCCCTGAATCCTCGTGGTAGTGCGCTGCGATTCTAAGGCGCGAGCACGCGTCTCAACCAGTGAGAAAGTCTTGAAAACGCGGGAAGAACGCGTTCGGCTCAAGGCGCCCGGGTCCTCAAGCGGGGTCGGCTTCGATGTAGCGGCGTAGCAGCCGGTTCTCCAGCGTGGTCTCGCGGATGATCGCCTTCGCGGCGTCGTGGAAGGAGACCACCCCGACCAGCGCCTCGCCGTCCTTGACCGGCAGGTAGCGCACGTGATGCTCGGTCATCAGGGTGCGCAGGTCGTCGATGGTGTCGTCCGGGGAGCCTGCGATCGGGTCGGCGACCATCACGTCGCGCGCCTTGAGATTCGCCAGACCGCCCGAGGCATCGAAAGCGTTGAGCACTTCGCGAAAAGTCAGCATGCCGACCATGCGCCCGCCTTCGATGATGACCAGCGAACCCACGTCGTGCGCCGCCATGGTCCGGACGGCGTCGGCGAGCGGGGTGTCGGGATCCGCGCTGTAGACCGCGCCGCCCTTCACTTTCAGGATGTCCCGGATGCGCACAATGCCGCTCCCGATGCTTCGACGCCGCCATGGTAGCCCCAAAAATGCCGCAATGGTGGGTACGAAGGATGCTCTGGAACACCGCAACATCCAGGGAGGCCCCAATGGCTTTCAGCCTGAGCATAGGACCGGTCGTCGCGCTGATCGCGGGGATATTGATCCTCATCATCCCGCGCCTGCTCAACTACATCATCGCGCTGTATCTGATCATCATCGGCATCCTCGGCCTGGTCGGGCCGCGTGCCGGCGTCACCGCCGACGCGGCCGACACCGCGCCGGCCGCGATACACAGCACCACACCGGTCGGCCACACCACCGGGATCTAGAGCGGCTCGGTCTCGCCCGCTGCGGGACGCCAGACGAGCAGGCGCTTCTCGGCGAGCGTGACGATGGCGTCGAGCACGAGCGCGAACGCGGTCAGCACCAGGATCCCCGCGAACACCGTGTTGATGTCGAACACCGCTTCGGCCTGCGAGATGAGATAGCCGACGCCGCGCGCTGAGCCGAGATACTCGCCGACCACCGCGCCGACGAACGCCATGCCCACGGAGGTGTGCAGGCTGGAGAAGACCCAGCTCGTCGCCGAGGGCAGATACACTGTGCGCAACAGGTCGCGCGAGGTCGCGCCGAGCATGCGTGCGTTCGCGAGCACGACCGGGCTCACTTCCTTCACGCCCTGGTACACGTTGAAGAACACGATGAAAAAGACGAGCGTCACGCCGAGCGCGACCTTGGACGCGACGCCGAGCCCGAACCACACCGCGAAGATCGGCGCGAGGATCACGCGCGGCATCGAGTTCGCCGCCTTGACGTAGGGATCGAGCAGCGCGGCTGCCGTCGGCGAGAGCGCGAGCCACAGCCCCACCAGCAGCCCGAGGATCGTGCCGATCGCGAACGCGAGCAGCGTCTCGATCAGCGTGACCCCGAGGTGCTCGTAGATCGTTCCCGACGCGAACCACGCCCACGTCTTCTCCAGCACCACGAGCGGCTTGCCGAAGAAGAACGGCGGCAGGACGTTGGTCTCGGTCAGCGCGTACCACACGACGAAGATCGCGAGGAGCAGCAGAACCTGATAGACGCGCAGCTTCATCGTTTCGGACGCTCCGGGATTGCTTCGTCGCTGCGCTCCTCGCAATGACAGGTCATGTCATCGCGAGCCGGCGAAGCCGGCGTGGCGATCTCGTGCCGCACGGCGACGTCAAGCATTTTGCGTCTGTATGTAGCCCTTCATCACCTCGTCCTTCATCCGGTGCCAGATCTCCCGATGCAGCTCGACGAAGCGCGGCGCGAGACGGATCTCGGCGACGTCGCGCGGCCGCGGCAGGTCGATCGGGTATTCGCCGATCGGATGCGTCGCCGGTCCTGCCGAGAGCACGACCACGCGGTCGGACATCGAGATCGCTTCCTCGAGATCGTGGGTGATGAAGACGACCGACTTGCGG is a genomic window of Burkholderiales bacterium containing:
- a CDS encoding ABC transporter permease, with protein sequence MKLRVYQVLLLLAIFVVWYALTETNVLPPFFFGKPLVVLEKTWAWFASGTIYEHLGVTLIETLLAFAIGTILGLLVGLWLALSPTAAALLDPYVKAANSMPRVILAPIFAVWFGLGVASKVALGVTLVFFIVFFNVYQGVKEVSPVVLANARMLGATSRDLLRTVYLPSATSWVFSSLHTSVGMAFVGAVVGEYLGSARGVGYLISQAEAVFDINTVFAGILVLTAFALVLDAIVTLAEKRLLVWRPAAGETEPL
- a CDS encoding CBS domain-containing protein, encoding MRIRDILKVKGGAVYSADPDTPLADAVRTMAAHDVGSLVIIEGGRMVGMLTFREVLNAFDASGGLANLKARDVMVADPIAGSPDDTIDDLRTLMTEHHVRYLPVKDGEALVGVVSFHDAAKAIIRETTLENRLLRRYIEADPA